Proteins found in one Pieris napi chromosome 11, ilPieNapi1.2, whole genome shotgun sequence genomic segment:
- the LOC125053899 gene encoding uncharacterized protein LOC125053899 — protein sequence MRTYILLACVIGIAESANIVPEYLDEETVNTQIGAHHIFRIRDFTFVTSDTCTLISPNGTTYDLLRDEVEGIKKHSNIDSSCGVNITINSEDFVGNWSLEANGTRLGEPIERILPFVVIVEEAVDASPSVLIVGKGNNFHIGLAKPTTIPETCKLYRPQGIEYQENTTEISNYCSYNINNVTAEDDGTWVIVYGDKITYKAAVQVTVVGNFNKNSTQEFVWTLGAPVNQIIGPENAIYCKIIDSYSVTVFEDFGRCNISIDRVTSKHAGYWKMSVGMHGSVLPEETIFTVAVKHAEPKSKIISYVVVREPIVTLTCYLESKFPVEACKFRDPSGKVLLAHEGVSQSRYRFHGATVMRTYDTVAQNQTCALQITDPVVSDIGLWRCGVHTEHDTYFGHLSVRCPWVIKDVEVAAAIITEPTLSADRFSVFAFEDESITLSCSIQAAIRYCYFRASNGTVFDVSPGQSNYVGAGFDAGECGIRFSGLSANDSGTWSCHVGLTDASKEQRRPISISIQEPLRVNQYLHGNHLIIEADALPRGWIDYCVFVRIDGLGFTTDNAPMGYRTSIQRATGSCTLRISSPTTLDRQPWTVMVKVNGKEDLVTQVTDITLRVPDTSVTGFRFPTLWVIVMVVGLSMLLLSIVLGPHKNRKWVAARSVSVRNSFRNSLRKPPLNNTPTVA from the exons ATGCGGACGTATATCTTACTCGCCTGCGTCATTGGTATCGCAG AATCTGCAAATATTGTACCAGAATATTTAGATGAAGAAACAGTAAATACGCAAATAGGCGCACATCATATTTTTCGAATTCGAGACTTCACATTTGTTACCTCGGATACATGTACGCTCATCTCACCAAATGGAACAACGTATGATCTACTAAGAGACGAGGTTGAAGGCATTAAGAAACATTCTAACATTGATTCGTCATGTGGTGTCAATATCACAATAAATTCGGAAGATTTCGTCGGAAACTGGTCTCTAGAAGCAAACGGCACAAGGTTAGGGGAACCAATAGAAAGAATACTGCCATTTGTCGTTATTGTAGAAG AAGCGGTAGATGCCTCTCCAAGCGTACTCATAGTTGGAAAGGGCAATAATTTCCATATCGGTCTGGCAAAACCAACCACAATACCGGAAACTTGCAAGTTGTATAGACCTCAAGGAATTGAATATCAAGAAAATACTACTGAAATTTCCAATTATTGTTCGTACAATATCAACAACGTTACAGCAGAAGACGACGGCACCTGGGTTATTGTGTATGGAGACAAAATCACTTACAAAGCAGCGGTTCAAGTTACTGTTGTAG gcaattttaataagaatagtACCCAGGAGTTCGTTTGGACCTTGGGCGCTCCCGTTAATCAAATTATTGGACCAGAAAATGCTATATATTGCAAAATAATCGATTCATATTCAGTTACTGTTTTTGAAGATTTTGGAAGGTGTAATATTTCTATCGATAGAGTTACTTCTAAACATGCTGGATATTGGAAGATGTCAGTTGGTATGCACGGCAGTGTGCTACCAGAAGAAACTATTTTCACTGTCGCTGTTAAGCATGCTG AACCCAAGTCAAAAATTATCTCATATGTGGTAGTAAGAGAGCCAATAGTGACGTTGACATGTTATCTCGAGAGCAAATTTCCGGTAGAAGCTTGCAAGTTCCGTGATCCATCTGGCAAAGTTCTGCTCGCTCATGAGGGAGTCAGTCAGAGCCGATACCGCTTCCATGGAGCCACTGTTATGAG aaCTTATGACACCGTGGCTCAGAACCAAACTTGCGCTCTCCAAATAACTGATCCCGTGGTATCAGACATCGGTCTTTGGCGATGTGGTGTTCACACTGAGCATGACACATACTTCGGCCACTTATCTGTCCGTTGTCCTTGGGTCATTAAAGATGTTGAAGTCGCAGCTGCGAttataacag AGCCAACTCTATCAGCGGATCGCTTTTCAGTTTTTGCTTTTGAAGATGAAAGCATTACTCTGTCCTGTTCCATTCAAGCTGCTATCCGATACTGCTATTTCAGAGCTAGTAATGGCACTGTCTTCGATGTCTCCCCTG GACAATCAAATTATGTGGGTGCTGGATTTGATGCTGGTGAATGTGGCATTCGGTTCTCGGGCCTCTCTGCCAACGATAGTGGAACTTGGAGCTGTCATGTTGGACTTACCGATGCCTCCAAGGAGCAGAGACGTCCTATCTCAATCAGCATTCAAG agcCTCTTAGAGTGAATCAATATTTGCATggaaatcatttaataatcgAAGCAGACGCTCTCCCGAGAGGATGGATAGACTACTGCGTCTTCGTTAGAATCGACGGACTAG GTTTTACAACCGACAACGCTCCAATGGGCTATCGCACCTCTATACAACGTGCCACCGGCTCCTGCACGCTTCGTATTTCGTCACCAACTACCCTTGACCGCCAACCTTGGACTGTAATGGTCAAGGTCAACGGAAAGGAAGACTTGGTGACCCAAGTCACTGATATAACCTTGAGGGTGCCTGATACAAGTGTTACAG GATTCCGTTTCCCAACATTATGGGTGATAGTGATGGTTGTGGGCCTGTCTATGCTCCTATTGTCGATTGTACTCGGGCCTCATAAGAACCGTAAATGGGTCGCTGCACGTTCAGTTTCCGTACGGAACAGCTTCAGAAATAGCCTCAGGAAACCCCCGCTCAACAATACACCAACGGTggcttaa
- the LOC125053919 gene encoding trypsin, alkaline A-like yields MKVLFILSVFIITTCDASLTSRIGGGSVGDIAKYPFATSLLRQQAGVFRHQCGGTIISNNAILTAASCFFTGSVVDDAFLWRARVGSSYSNRLGLIHIIRRITTHPDFQQITRAHDVAVVRPTIPFTYGETVQAAYLAGGAYSLPAAEGVLAIGWGVTSTNGVISSDLRETTIWVTDFATCVNRYSELNLTVTDNMLCAGWLGVGIRGQCEGDTGSPLLHNNVVVGVFSHSEGCASPRYPGVNTKVASYSRWIEDSAVAAL; encoded by the exons atgaaagtattatttattttaagtgtatTTATAATCACAACGTGTGATG CCAGCCTCACTAGTCGCATTGGAGGCGGATCCGTGGGTGACATTGCGAAGTATCCATTTGCTACATCGTTGCTACGACAGCAAGCTGGAGTCTTTCGACACCAATGCGGTGGAACCATCATCAGTAACAACGCTATTTTAACAGCTGCTTCTTGCTTCTTTACTGGCAGCGT AGTGGATGATGCATTTTTATGGCGCGCTAGAGTCGGCTCGTCATACTCCAACCGTCTAGGCCTCATTCACATCATAAGACGTATCACAACGCACCCAGACTTCCAGCAGATCACAAGGGCGCATGATGTAGCAGTTGTTCGGCCCACCATACCTTTTACCTATGGGGAAACTGTCCAAGCTGCTTATTTAGCTGGGGGGGCATATAGCTTGCCCGCAGCAGAAGGTGTGCTAGCTATTGGCTGGGGAGTTACATCT ACCAATGGCGTGATCTCGTCAGATCTCCGTGAAACAACGATTTGGGTGACCGACTTCGCGACCTGCGTTAACCGGTACAGCGAGCTTAACCTCACGGTCACCGACAATATGCTGTGTGCTGGATGGCTCGGTGTTGGTATTCGGGGACAGTGTGAG GGAGATACAGGAAGCCCCCTCCTCCATAACAACGTAGTGGTTGGAGTGTTTTCTCATAGCGAAGGTTGTGCTTCTCCCCGATATCCAGGAGTCAATACTAAAGTAGCTTCTTACTCACGGTGGATTGAAG